In Cololabis saira isolate AMF1-May2022 chromosome 14, fColSai1.1, whole genome shotgun sequence, a single genomic region encodes these proteins:
- the LOC133459366 gene encoding putative gustatory receptor clone PTE03: protein MENYSYNSFMLQMEGLKVAQDSTYTVFFLLFISYVFIMILDVGILVIIILDKNLHQPMYLLFCNLPVSDIIGTTQILPRVLSDILLPPSERIISYYECVVQAFTAHIFGTTSHTVLIIMAFDRYVAICHPLRYTAVMTNAMMVKLTVSAWGVPFVLVACLLGLTVRLNRCRTLITSPFCDNASLFKLSCESSLINNIYGLTFTVLLFIVSIGSMVLTYANIAAVCLRSKSKALNNKALKTCSTHLVVYLIMGLSGITHITLHRFPQLSNFRKLSAILFIIIPSSLNPIIYGLQSREMRKFLFDIFHSKKCWPSHKSMQ from the coding sequence ATGGAAAACTACAGCTACAACAGCTTCATGCTCCAGATGGAGGGGTTAAAAGTCGCGCAGGATTCAACATACacagtttttttcctcctctttattTCCTACGTGTTTATTATGATACTGGATGTGGGTATTTTGGTGATAATCATCCTTGACAAGAACCTTCACCAGCCCATGTATCTGCTTTTTTGCAACCTGCCAGTCAGTGACATCATTGGTACGACTCAAATTTTGCCCCGTGTGCTTTCAGACATCTTGCTGCCTCCATCTGAGCGCATCATCAGTTACTACGAGTGTGTGGTCCAGGCTTTCACCGCGCACATCTTTGGCACCACGTCCCACACGGTGCTCATAATCATGGCTTTTGACAGATACGTGGCCATCTGTCATCCTCTGCGCTACACTGCAGTAATGACCAACGCCATGATGGTGAAGCTGACGGTTTCCGCCTGGGGAGTGCCCTTCGTGCTggtggcgtgtctgttgggtcTGACCGTCCGGCTGAACCGATGCAGAACTCTGATCACAAGCCCATTCTGTGACAACGCCTCGTTGTTCAAGCTCTCCTGCGAGAGCTCTCTCATCAATAACATCTATGGCCTCACGTTCACAGTGCTCCTGTTCATTGTCTCGATCGGCAGCATGGTCCTCACCTACGCTAATATCGCAGCGGTTTGTCTCAGGAGTAAGAGCAAGGCCTTGAACAATAAGGCCTTGAAGACGTGCAGCACTCATCTGGTGGTGTACCTGATCATGGGCCTGAGCGGGATCACTCACATCACGCTGCATCGCTTCCCTCAGCTCTCAAACTTCAGAAAACTTTCTGCCAttctgtttataattattcctTCCAGCCTCAACCCGATCATCTATGGACTGCAGTCCAGGGAGATGCGGAAGTTCTTGTTTGACATATTTCACTCTAAAAAGTGTTGGCCGTCACATAAAAGTATGCAATAA